A stretch of the Geovibrio thiophilus genome encodes the following:
- a CDS encoding Gfo/Idh/MocA family protein codes for MIKAGMAGFGKMGRIRAAEIAKSPVINLTAVYDIDKNILPADVHICDNFDRLLEQDIDSVFICTYNNVTAEYTKKALLAGKHVFCEKPPATTYSELKEVEEVAKSSGLVLKYGFNHRFHYSVIKAKEIIDSGSYGRILWMRGVYGKAGSIDYDKNWRNYRKYSGGGILIDQGIHMLDLMLHFAGEPFTRINSFVTSLYWKVEAEDNAFAIMQTDKNVTAMLHSSATQWRHKFLLEICLEDGFVNLDGILSATRSYAPEKLVTGRREFEDVTFAMGKPKEETTWFEYDDSWKLELEDFISAVTESAPLKHGSIDEALGVMELVDRIYRNSGVCDAH; via the coding sequence ATGATAAAAGCGGGCATGGCAGGATTCGGCAAAATGGGCAGAATAAGGGCGGCTGAGATAGCGAAAAGTCCGGTGATAAACCTCACCGCCGTTTATGATATAGATAAAAATATTCTCCCGGCGGACGTGCACATCTGTGATAATTTCGATCGCCTGCTGGAGCAGGATATAGACTCGGTTTTCATCTGCACCTACAATAACGTGACAGCGGAATACACCAAAAAGGCGCTGCTTGCCGGAAAGCATGTTTTCTGCGAAAAACCTCCGGCGACAACCTATTCTGAACTGAAAGAGGTGGAGGAGGTTGCGAAAAGCTCCGGTCTCGTGCTGAAATACGGATTTAACCACCGTTTTCACTATTCTGTCATAAAAGCGAAGGAGATCATAGATTCCGGCAGCTACGGGCGGATTCTCTGGATGCGCGGTGTTTACGGCAAGGCGGGCAGCATAGACTATGACAAAAACTGGCGCAACTACCGCAAATACAGCGGCGGCGGAATCCTCATAGATCAGGGCATACACATGCTTGACTTGATGCTTCACTTCGCCGGCGAGCCGTTCACGAGGATAAACAGCTTTGTCACCAGCCTTTACTGGAAGGTGGAGGCGGAGGACAACGCATTTGCCATAATGCAGACCGATAAAAACGTAACAGCCATGCTCCACTCCTCTGCCACTCAGTGGCGGCATAAGTTCCTGCTTGAGATATGTCTTGAGGACGGTTTTGTGAATCTGGACGGTATTCTCTCCGCAACACGCAGCTATGCGCCCGAAAAGCTTGTCACCGGACGCAGGGAGTTTGAGGATGTCACCTTCGCCATGGGCAAGCCCAAAGAGGAGACCACATGGTTTGAGTATGACGATTCGTGGAAGCTTGAACTTGAGGACTTTATAAGCGCAGTCACGGAGAGTGCTCCCCTTAAGCACGGCAGCATAGACGAGGCGCTGGGCGTTATGGAACTTGTGGACAGGATATACAGAAACTCAGGTGTATGTGATGCCCACTGA
- a CDS encoding cytidylyltransferase domain-containing protein, with amino-acid sequence MKVICMIPARLGSQRLRQKNLRTINGVPLFALAVRKALAAGVFDEVWANTESDELGRLALSEGALFHKRPEKLADNAATSEDFVYEFLTHHQCDYVVQLHSIAPLLSAGEINGFTQFLAESGCDTLLSVEEIILECLFDGSPVNFTFDRKENSQDLKPVSKIAWSITGWKRETYIKAYESGGCGTYSGVVKSFPLQKYSAHVIKTEEDLMIAETLYSLHRGQT; translated from the coding sequence ATGAAAGTAATCTGCATGATACCCGCCAGACTCGGGAGCCAGAGGCTGAGACAGAAAAACCTCCGCACAATAAACGGTGTGCCGCTGTTTGCCCTTGCGGTACGCAAGGCTCTTGCCGCAGGAGTATTTGATGAGGTGTGGGCAAATACGGAGAGTGATGAACTCGGCAGACTTGCCTTAAGCGAAGGAGCACTGTTCCACAAAAGACCGGAGAAGCTGGCGGACAACGCCGCCACCAGCGAGGACTTTGTTTACGAATTTCTCACTCACCATCAGTGTGATTACGTTGTGCAGCTTCATTCCATAGCGCCGCTTCTCTCCGCTGGGGAAATAAACGGATTCACACAGTTTCTCGCTGAAAGCGGCTGCGATACACTGCTGAGTGTTGAGGAAATAATTCTGGAATGCCTGTTTGACGGCAGTCCGGTTAATTTTACATTTGATAGAAAGGAAAACTCGCAGGATCTCAAGCCTGTTTCAAAGATAGCGTGGAGCATAACGGGCTGGAAACGTGAAACATATATAAAAGCATACGAAAGCGGAGGCTGCGGAACCTATTCCGGCGTCGTGAAAAGCTTTCCGCTGCAAAAATACTCCGCTCACGTGATAAAAACGGAAGAAGATTTAATGATTGCCGAAACACTGTACTCTCTTCACAGAGGGCAGACATGA
- a CDS encoding D-sedoheptulose-7-phosphate isomerase has translation MNRNYAESYIKKLTALLENTDTEAVNRIIELLEELDPFENTVYFMGNGGSAATASHFATDLGVGLKLRGIKNFSVICLSDNIPAVTAISNDVGYDNIFYAQLKNRLKKGDVLVAISASGNSPNIVKAAEYAKKTGTRIIGCTGFDGGKLRELSDINFHVQTEKGEYGLVEDMHMILDHIIYSYFVATKEGASTKYTLE, from the coding sequence ATGAACAGAAACTACGCAGAAAGCTATATAAAAAAACTGACCGCCCTTCTGGAAAATACTGATACGGAAGCGGTTAACAGAATAATTGAACTCCTTGAAGAGCTCGACCCCTTTGAAAACACCGTCTATTTCATGGGCAACGGCGGGAGCGCCGCCACAGCTTCTCATTTTGCAACGGATCTAGGCGTGGGGCTGAAGCTCAGGGGCATAAAAAATTTCAGCGTCATCTGCCTTTCCGATAATATTCCGGCGGTTACGGCTATTTCAAATGATGTGGGCTACGACAACATATTCTACGCCCAGCTAAAAAACCGCCTTAAAAAAGGAGATGTGCTGGTAGCCATCTCCGCCAGCGGCAATTCCCCGAACATAGTAAAGGCAGCCGAATACGCCAAAAAGACCGGGACAAGAATAATAGGCTGCACAGGGTTTGACGGCGGAAAGCTCAGAGAACTCTCCGACATAAATTTTCACGTACAGACTGAAAAAGGCGAATACGGGCTTGTGGAAGACATGCACATGATACTCGATCATATAATTTATTCCTACTTTGTGGCAACAAAGGAAGGGGCATCCACAAAGTATACTCTGGAGTAG
- a CDS encoding 6-hydroxymethylpterin diphosphokinase MptE-like protein, whose amino-acid sequence MTEYAVFGTGRAAENALRWADEAGYPIACIVDDFAEGEFRGFKIIGWAEFLKTQNRFAALITGRGQKGNIHNRSGVFIPVITASQLMPEGFDPARNTAGLLSLKDKHKGERCFIIGNGPSLTAEALGMLKDEVCFASNKIYLIYEQTKWRPAYYFVEDYLVAENCRDVINSLKCSKFFEYGVLEKLRTDEDTFAYGYADMLFSCDVVHGVAGGYSVTASQLQFAKYMGFKKVYFIGMDFCFTVPEGSTGAVIESAGERNHFHPDYRKKGEKWTFPELEKQKAFFDYVRENITGGDFRVYNASERTMLDSFPKVSLRALLKDIK is encoded by the coding sequence ATGACCGAGTACGCAGTTTTCGGAACAGGAAGAGCCGCGGAAAACGCACTCCGCTGGGCAGATGAGGCGGGGTATCCCATCGCCTGCATAGTTGACGATTTTGCGGAAGGGGAGTTCAGGGGATTCAAAATCATAGGCTGGGCGGAGTTCCTTAAAACTCAGAACCGTTTCGCCGCACTGATCACCGGACGCGGGCAGAAGGGTAATATCCATAACCGCTCGGGAGTGTTTATTCCAGTGATCACCGCGTCACAGCTTATGCCCGAAGGCTTTGACCCCGCAAGGAATACTGCCGGACTCCTCTCGCTAAAAGATAAACACAAAGGGGAAAGATGCTTCATAATAGGTAACGGACCAAGCCTTACTGCTGAGGCTCTTGGTATGCTCAAAGATGAAGTATGCTTTGCTTCCAATAAAATATATCTCATATATGAGCAGACAAAGTGGCGCCCCGCTTACTACTTTGTTGAGGATTATCTCGTGGCGGAGAACTGCCGTGATGTGATAAACTCATTAAAATGCAGTAAGTTTTTTGAATACGGAGTGCTGGAAAAGCTCAGGACGGACGAGGATACCTTTGCTTACGGCTATGCGGACATGCTTTTTTCCTGTGATGTGGTTCACGGCGTTGCCGGCGGATACAGCGTTACGGCTTCCCAGCTTCAATTCGCCAAATACATGGGATTTAAGAAAGTTTACTTTATAGGCATGGATTTCTGCTTCACTGTGCCGGAGGGGAGCACAGGAGCAGTGATAGAGAGCGCGGGTGAACGCAACCACTTTCATCCGGACTACCGCAAAAAAGGGGAGAAATGGACTTTCCCCGAGCTGGAAAAGCAGAAAGCATTTTTTGACTATGTGAGAGAGAACATAACAGGCGGCGATTTCAGGGTTTACAACGCTTCGGAGAGGACAATGCTTGACTCCTTCCCGAAGGTTTCCCTCAGGGCGCTGCTGAAGGATATAAAATGA
- a CDS encoding glycosyltransferase family 2 protein produces MSGRPFISVILNNYNYGRYLEDAVRSVLSQSFSDFELIIVDDGSADDSRIIAEKLAAEDSRISPVFKANGGQASAFNAGVKASSGEVLCFLDSDDMYAPTKLEETAKAHMEGAEYIYTDHQAVDGNGRECGDGLKRYPYCGWNIFPVYYLSKYPGNVTSTLSVSRKLAEKIFPVNEEDWRIQADDTIVFQAAFLAKSLYIDKKLTLYRLHGGNGYYGKEHSEDFKYTLLRRRNSLKDEALKKAGISGTFLKNGWNLSSEFRTREYMDKELLKLYRRILWYCMDMPLLGKIKTDRELKRIFRERKID; encoded by the coding sequence ATGAGCGGCAGACCGTTTATTTCGGTGATTCTGAATAATTATAATTACGGCAGGTATCTTGAGGATGCGGTGCGCTCCGTTCTTAGCCAATCGTTCAGCGATTTCGAGCTTATCATAGTAGATGACGGCTCTGCGGATGATTCACGCATAATTGCGGAAAAACTTGCTGCTGAGGATTCACGCATATCTCCGGTGTTCAAAGCGAACGGCGGACAGGCAAGCGCCTTCAACGCAGGAGTGAAAGCGTCCTCCGGCGAGGTGTTGTGCTTTCTGGACAGTGACGATATGTACGCCCCGACCAAGCTTGAGGAGACTGCAAAGGCGCACATGGAAGGCGCTGAATACATCTATACCGACCATCAGGCTGTGGATGGGAACGGCAGAGAGTGCGGGGACGGTCTCAAGCGCTATCCTTACTGCGGGTGGAATATATTCCCTGTCTATTATCTCTCAAAATACCCGGGCAACGTGACCTCAACACTTTCTGTCTCAAGAAAGCTTGCGGAGAAAATCTTCCCTGTGAATGAAGAGGACTGGCGCATTCAGGCTGACGACACCATAGTTTTTCAGGCGGCATTTCTCGCCAAGTCGCTGTACATTGATAAAAAACTTACGCTGTACCGTCTGCACGGCGGCAACGGCTACTACGGTAAAGAGCATTCCGAGGACTTCAAATACACGCTTCTGCGCAGGCGGAACAGCCTCAAGGACGAAGCACTGAAAAAAGCGGGGATAAGCGGAACATTCCTCAAGAACGGCTGGAACCTTTCGTCTGAATTCCGCACCCGTGAATACATGGATAAGGAGCTTCTGAAGCTCTACCGCCGGATACTCTGGTACTGCATGGATATGCCGCTTCTCGGGAAAATCAAAACCGACAGGGAGTTAAAACGCATATTCAGGGAGAGGAAAATTGACTGA
- a CDS encoding inositol monophosphatase family protein — protein MFDERRAGSFIRSAGREALAAGSECLSDSGRDIKLKADMELHEKLSLFLTDFTGLSVLSEEGEQPDYTSVQGSFWILDPLDGSYNFHRGLPHAAVSVSLWKGGAPQVSYVYDIFRDTLYYAGTGGGCFADGGKIHCSDADSACQAAVASGFSVYRDYSDEEMLKDIAFLRRFKKIRFIGSAALSLAYVAEGRLDAYFETDIGIWDVAAGLGLVKAAGGTYRLEKGSAPNKVTVLAHNGRLGL, from the coding sequence GTGTTTGACGAAAGGCGCGCCGGAAGCTTCATACGGAGCGCAGGCAGGGAAGCTCTGGCGGCGGGCAGCGAATGTCTGTCAGATTCGGGCAGGGATATAAAGCTTAAGGCGGATATGGAGCTACATGAAAAGCTGAGCCTGTTCCTTACGGACTTTACAGGGCTTTCTGTTCTCTCAGAAGAGGGGGAACAGCCGGATTATACATCGGTGCAGGGCTCATTCTGGATACTCGATCCGCTGGACGGATCATATAATTTTCACAGAGGGCTGCCCCATGCGGCTGTTTCCGTTTCCCTGTGGAAAGGCGGTGCGCCGCAGGTATCGTATGTGTATGACATTTTCAGGGACACACTGTATTATGCCGGAACAGGCGGCGGATGCTTCGCAGACGGCGGGAAGATACATTGCAGTGATGCTGATTCTGCCTGTCAAGCCGCTGTCGCTTCAGGATTCTCTGTGTATAGAGATTATTCCGATGAAGAAATGCTGAAAGACATAGCGTTCTTGAGGCGGTTTAAAAAGATAAGGTTCATAGGCAGTGCGGCGCTTTCTCTAGCTTATGTGGCGGAAGGTAGGCTGGACGCTTATTTTGAAACAGATATAGGCATATGGGACGTGGCGGCGGGGCTCGGTCTGGTGAAAGCTGCCGGAGGAACCTACAGGCTTGAGAAAGGCAGCGCCCCGAACAAAGTCACGGTTTTAGCCCACAACGGAAGGCTTGGTTTATGA
- a CDS encoding phosphoglycerate dehydrogenase: MPTEIGVTTVAFSKNDFLRRKAEEMSGGVIFNPFGRRLTFDELTEIYRDCTALIVGLDKINEKTLAALPKLKAVAKYGVGLDNIDLAACAEHGVRVFGAEGVNRRSVAELVLGFMLGHMRNIFASSLRMRGGDWVKNGGCELSGKTVGMIGTGNIGREVVMLLKPFGCRILCNDILPIDDFCAANGAQPASKKEIFRNADIITLHVPLTAETEHMINEQALRLMKPYALLINTSRGGVVDTDAVKTALKEKRLGGACFDVYDTEPFYDEELCGMENVVCTPHIGGNSEEAVRAMGEAALRALLNWCRGV; this comes from the coding sequence ATGCCCACTGAGATAGGCGTTACAACTGTAGCTTTCAGCAAAAATGATTTCCTCCGCAGAAAAGCGGAGGAGATGTCCGGCGGGGTTATATTCAACCCATTCGGACGCAGACTGACATTTGATGAACTGACAGAGATTTACAGAGACTGTACGGCGCTGATCGTCGGTCTGGATAAAATAAACGAAAAAACTCTTGCCGCCCTGCCGAAGCTTAAGGCAGTCGCCAAGTACGGCGTGGGGCTTGATAATATAGACCTTGCCGCATGCGCGGAACACGGCGTACGGGTTTTCGGAGCGGAGGGCGTAAACAGGCGTTCCGTGGCGGAGCTTGTGCTGGGGTTCATGCTGGGGCATATGCGCAATATTTTTGCCTCATCCTTGAGAATGCGCGGCGGAGATTGGGTAAAAAACGGCGGGTGTGAGCTCTCCGGCAAAACAGTGGGGATGATAGGCACGGGGAACATCGGGCGTGAAGTCGTGATGCTGCTTAAGCCTTTCGGGTGCAGGATTCTCTGCAATGACATACTCCCGATTGATGACTTCTGCGCGGCAAACGGCGCGCAGCCAGCCTCAAAGAAGGAGATTTTCCGCAATGCTGACATAATAACCCTCCATGTGCCGCTGACGGCGGAAACAGAGCATATGATAAACGAGCAGGCATTGCGGCTTATGAAGCCGTATGCCCTTTTGATAAACACTTCCCGCGGCGGCGTGGTTGACACGGATGCGGTGAAGACAGCGTTAAAGGAAAAACGCCTCGGCGGAGCCTGTTTTGATGTTTACGATACAGAGCCGTTTTATGATGAGGAGCTCTGCGGGATGGAAAACGTGGTCTGCACGCCGCACATAGGCGGCAACTCCGAAGAGGCTGTGAGGGCAATGGGCGAAGCGGCGCTGAGAGCTCTCCTGAACTGGTGCAGAGGTGTTTGA
- a CDS encoding class I SAM-dependent methyltransferase yields MTGDKACKEGGFCPVCDSCVSEWLPLNRLVGDGVYRKEPEGRLCPVCASFERTRHFWMYIEKAEILKENTRMLHVAPEKGLEAKLRPMLGKNYITADLLKKNVDYNVDLTDLPFADNSFDFIYCSNVLEHIHNDAKAMSELYRVLEEGGMAYIHVPIDGVVTQYDPSITSPEERMRLYGQAQHVRMYGRDISVSLTRAGFKVEELIMPDFLDIDADLQRYYNCAKREMVHFCYK; encoded by the coding sequence AGCTTGTAAGGAGGGCGGCTTCTGCCCCGTATGCGATTCGTGCGTAAGCGAGTGGTTGCCGCTGAACCGTCTTGTAGGCGATGGAGTTTACCGAAAAGAGCCGGAAGGAAGACTTTGTCCTGTGTGCGCCTCTTTTGAGCGAACACGCCACTTCTGGATGTATATAGAGAAGGCAGAGATACTCAAAGAAAATACACGTATGCTCCATGTCGCTCCTGAAAAGGGACTTGAGGCGAAGCTGCGCCCCATGCTGGGGAAAAACTATATAACAGCTGACCTGCTTAAGAAGAATGTGGATTATAACGTTGACTTGACGGATCTTCCCTTTGCGGACAATTCTTTCGATTTTATCTACTGCAGCAATGTCTTGGAGCATATTCACAATGATGCCAAGGCTATGAGTGAGCTTTACAGGGTTCTGGAGGAAGGCGGAATGGCGTATATTCATGTTCCTATAGATGGGGTGGTCACGCAGTACGACCCCTCTATCACATCGCCGGAGGAACGGATGAGGCTTTACGGTCAGGCTCAACATGTGCGCATGTACGGAAGGGATATTTCTGTTTCTCTCACAAGAGCCGGCTTCAAGGTGGAGGAGCTTATAATGCCCGATTTTCTGGACATAGATGCGGATTTGCAGAGATACTACAACTGCGCCAAGCGTGAAATGGTTCATTTCTGCTATAAATAA